The genomic region TCTTCACTCTTCCTGCCGTGTGTTGGAACGAAATAGACATAAAAGGTTGCCTTTCCGCTCATCGCATACTTTCGCAGTTCACTACAGGCCTTACGGCAAAAAGGACATAGCGGATCGGTTATTACCACAATCTTTTTTCCCTTACCGCTCCCAACCTGAACGGCATATTCAAGATTAAAATCCTTAAAGGAAATTTTTCTCGGAAAATACGAAGAAAGTTTGTTTCTATTAAGCCCCTCTATCCTTTCAATACCGGATTTTCCATATACAAACAGAAGTGGAACACCTGTTAAATTAACCTTTTTAGCTTCATCAAGAAGAGGCTTTACATCGCATTCCTTCAAATTAACACTCTTTCCTTCCATAACCTCTTTCAGGGCCTTTTCTTTATCTTTACTGTCCAGAACGAAGCAACTTTTACCTTTTGCCTTTTTGTGAAACGGAAGAGGATAGAGAAAAACGTAAAGGTCAAGTTTTGAAAGATTCGGTTCTATATACTGCTTCCACACCTCTCTGCTGTAGGGACATTCGGGATCAAGAAAAGCGACAACCCTTAAATTGCCGTGCTTTAAGTGTATAGCTTTAGCCAGATCCAGCTTTTGTATTTGATCTCTTACAAGCTGATTTAGTTCCTGCTCTGTGATGTTTTTTCCATTTTTATAAACAACTCCTAAAATCAGATAACCGTCTTCTGTTACATAGACTATATTATTTCCGGTCTTTACCTCATATAGGTGTTTTCCAATCTTCTTAACCGCGTCTATCCTCGTAGATGGAATCGTTTTCCTTACCACCGGCGGAATAGAACCCGCAAAAGCAAAAGTAGTTGTAACAAGAAATGCCGTAAGGATTTTCTTCACCTTTTCTTCTCCTTATAGATTTGTTTATAGACTTTCCTTGCATATTTAAGCTGCCTGTCGGGATCCCCCGAGTGATAACACCCGACAGCCTTCCACGTCCATCCGTACCGGACAAAACACTGCTTCAAAATCCATGCACCGACAAAAACATTCGTACACGGATCGTATAAATCCATCTCACCAATTCCGTACTTTTTCAACACCGGAATCCAGGAAGAATTTATCTGCATTATCCCTATGTCCTTCGAGCCATTCCTGTTAAGCCTTACAGCCCCCGGATTAAGTCCCGATTCCACCTCTGCA from Desulfurobacterium sp. TC5-1 harbors:
- a CDS encoding lytic transglycosylase domain-containing protein; protein product: MILIFSIYLPLSPSFSASMVCFGKAAEYYGLPASLLVAIAEVESGLNPGAVRLNRNGSKDIGIMQINSSWIPVLKKYGIGEMDLYDPCTNVFVGAWILKQCFVRYGWTWKAVGCYHSGDPDRQLKYARKVYKQIYKEKKR
- a CDS encoding thioredoxin fold domain-containing protein; its protein translation is MKKILTAFLVTTTFAFAGSIPPVVRKTIPSTRIDAVKKIGKHLYEVKTGNNIVYVTEDGYLILGVVYKNGKNITEQELNQLVRDQIQKLDLAKAIHLKHGNLRVVAFLDPECPYSREVWKQYIEPNLSKLDLYVFLYPLPFHKKAKGKSCFVLDSKDKEKALKEVMEGKSVNLKECDVKPLLDEAKKVNLTGVPLLFVYGKSGIERIEGLNRNKLSSYFPRKISFKDFNLEYAVQVGSGKGKKIVVITDPLCPFCRKACSELRKYAMSGKATFYVYFVPTHGRKSEEAIVYILSQPKIQQARALAEIFGGKKDYTVKTLSDKQKKNIVENVKEALNSGITATPTFIFENGKVIKGAKIKEIEKEIER